The Gossypium hirsutum isolate 1008001.06 chromosome D06, Gossypium_hirsutum_v2.1, whole genome shotgun sequence genome contains the following window.
CAATTCAAGGGAAAAATTTTCAGCTCccaatcaacaagcatcaatgcATAAATTAAAAGCTTCAAAATGCATACCGTCTTCCAACCATCAGGATCTAAGCATGCTGTGATCTTGGTGTTAATTCCAGGTAATGGTCCAGGTTCACGCATGATTTTTCCACCAAAAAGTTTAATTCCCTCTGCAGTTTTGTAAACATCATCTGTGCCAATTGCAATCTGTAGAGCCGCGAATAATATGTCACTAACTTGGGCCGTATGTAGGAAATaaagacttgaaaaaaaaataaaaatgtaaaatcatAGAACATGCTGCATGCAGTTACATTTTGCAAGCAAATAGAAAAAACCTTTTCAACatttaagtgaaaaaaaatagaaatatttctACCTGAGCATAGCCATTTCCTTTATCATATTCTGTGACCCCATAGTTGTATGTCAACTCAAGCACAGCATTTTTATCTTCAGGCCCGTAACCCATCATGGCTATTGTATACTAAATGGAAAATTCATAAACATATGTCAGTGTTATATCTGACATACAAATTACTAAAAGGTTTACATGAATAAGTTTATCCTCGCAGCCCTTTACCCCACCCCCACCCCCAAGTcctgcatttttttttcttttagaggATAGTTATTTACCTTGTACTCTGGATTATCTCGTGTGCAAAGAAGCTCCATGCCGAAGGCCTGCAACAAAAGGAGATAGAGTCTAAGACCAACACCAAAACCTACAAACATAGTAACCCCAAAGAAAATGCCATGTTCAGGTAAAAGACAGTAAATAGCGTCATATGTCATTCCCAATGTTCTGTGCAGCAACTTTCACCTTCTCATAAAAAGTTATGGAGCGATCAAGATCACCGACACGGAGCATTACTTGGCGCAAAGGTTCAGGAGTAGGCCCCCTTTCAATCAGTTCAAACTTGTAACCATCAGGGTCCTCAATAAATGCAATTACGGTGGAACAACCTTTCACTGGACCAGGTTCTCTGGTTACTTTTCCACCCTTAGCCTTTATAAGCTCCACAGCCTTGGCAACCTAATAAATGGAGAATATAAACATTCATCTTTGAAAACAGAACTCAGCAGTTCTAAGATACAACACAGTCTATCATCttataaaaaatggaaaaaagtaATACAATTTTGGGAAGCCAAATTTCGAACTTACGTCCTCAACAgcaataccaaaatgaccaaatgcAGTTCCAATATCATACTTGTCAACTCCATAATCTGGTAACACCAGTCGAGGAAAATGAAGATCCAAACGTGAGCTAATATGTACTGTCTACTCTAATACTCATGTATGGGGAAGCAATTTTTTCATAAATAGTAAATCAGTTAGAAAATTTCAGACGCATCAAAATTTAGAAGAAGCAAAAGGGTAGTATGATAGGTTACTGTAAGTTAGTTCAATAACAAAGTGAGAATCTTCTGGCCCGTATCCAAGAAAAGCATTGGTgtcagggatttaaatagcggtccgttaccgaaatagcggccgttatatagcggtaacGGCACCGTACGAAACCGCTACTGCCGAAACCCGCTATACCCGCAATACACAATAAGTAAtgtaaaattcacgaccgcgatacctgcaatgaccgcaatagcatccgttatgtccgcaaccgcgataaacgcaatgcgaccgaaaacgcgaccgcgaccgcaatttaaatccctgattGGTGTATCTCTCCTCTGGTATGTCTCGTTTCCTCAACAGTTTCATTCCCAAGCACTCGGTGTAGAATCTGAAATCATGATACACTCGAGTTTGGTTCAAAGATTCCAACCACAAGATCGTATACAACAAAAAAAGAAATCTAGTGAGCAATCTGCTAACGAGACTAATGAAGGATATATAACAACAATATATTTTGAGAAGACATACTTGATGGTCCTGTCTAAATCCCCGACTCGATAAACGACATGGAGCATTCTTCTTTTGTCCTTTTTAACCCACTCTAGAGCAGTTTCCTGGGCAGTAGCCGTGCTTGCGTGTACCACATTTCCGACCGGACGCATCCCTACCCTGGTTCCCGCAGTTTTCAAAAGCTTTGAAGCTTTCAAACCAAAGAAATGTGACTGAGGAACAGCTGCATAAAATTTCGACATATATTTATATCAAATCCACCCATCCGAAGTCGTTTCTCTCATTCTATAAAATTCAACATAATCTCCACATAATGGTACTTTTTGTTTTACAAATTAATGATCTTTTTCTACCCAAATAGGTACTATAATTGCATTGTAAGCAGATGGCACCAAATTCcttaaaaaatctaatatttaaatctTAAAAGAATCTAAAATGAACTCCAGAAGAAGTTCAACTAGAAATCCCAATTCGATCTAATTCTTCAATCGGTAATTAAATTCCCAAttagtgtaaatatgtaaattcTAAGACATACAATACAAGTAGATGAATTTGATTTAGAAAGGGGGGGGGAAGAGAGGCTTACTGCTGGTAAGATGAGAGAAATGGAGGTGAGGAGGAAGGCGAAGGGGTGAAAGGGAAAGGCCAAAGCGGGAAGTGGAAACACCACCGGAGAACCTAAACGACGAGAGGGAAGGTCGTATTGAGGACGCCATGGGAATTATCCTCACCATCCTCGTGAATTgctctctctctatatatgtgTACGTAAGAAGGAAGCAGCAGCGTGTATGGTGTGtgatgttggcagcagcagtcTGTGACGGTAACCGTAGAATCTCTCTTTCACTCCTATTTCCGtctttctgggttttttttttcctggTCAGTGcagtgaaagaaagaaagagagtgAGGTGAGTTCGTGAATTTGCGATCCTATAACAGGTTTTTTTTAGTCTccgttaaaattaaataaaacaaaacactaaattaaattagggtaaactacaccaattgtccctaaattttattaaaattacatttcGGTCATCCAACTTTCAAAAAttacataattataattaaaattatcgaaatattaaattttaataaaatgtattaacttaacatgttaatttgaagggttaataacaaatttagccccttaactataattaaaatatattaattttcaaaaagaaaaaaaaaaccaggcATATATATAACGAGTTAAACAATATTAACATTAAATTCTTTAGAAAATGAAGAACACTgttcataaaaaattggatatagaggaaaaaaaaatgaagtcggAAGTTATAATCCCATTGCCTGGGCTTTCATCAAATCAAAGAAGCTTTGCAAGTTTGGgaatggtttaatttttttaagacatTTCATGGAGAGGATATAATCCGCTTTGGTTCAACCAGATTtgattttaagcttcgatttgtTGTGGTTGTAAATCTTCTCCTTTTTAAAGTAGAAATCAAAATGGTGCAGAGCTCTTGGGATTACTGAGTTAATTGAATTTCTTTTCATGGGTTTCTCTTCCTATAAAGATGAGATTAATTTGGGtactttttagttttatttatttatttattgtacttccaatttttaaaaaacttttttgctatcaaattaaaaaacatctatttttaatattcttttattttttttggaattacTATTAAcgctaattttaaaaaaagtatattttagtTATAGTTCAAAGGTATTCAAATTACCATGCtatgagtgaccaaaatgtaataaTTCGATAACTTTAGTGACAATTATATAACTTTTGAAAATTAGATGATTGATTTTAATCAAAGTTTAAGGACAATTGGTATAGTTTatccttaaattaaattatataaatttaatagttataaatcataattagaaatatatataagaaaatatttagtaTATTGTCGGTGAATTTTTAAACTTCAGAAATAATGTTTGGGTGTTGACAAGTGTCctataaaatatagtaaaatattaaaagaataaatatttaaaaaaaaagatacatgacaactttttaaaattacttgtggaataaaaaaatccATTACCAGAGTaccaaatcaaattgaataaGGTTGGAAAATGcttaaatcaatttctaaaagtaaaatcttaaatcaaaataagctcaaatgaaaaatttatacaagataaatttaaaataaaagtccaacataaaattcaaaatttgaaataaaatgaaatttagggtAACCTAGGTGGGTTTTCACCCAATTTTTGGAGAGGTTCTACTTTGGTcactaatatttttataatttaaaattttagtcattcATATGTTAAATACTTGATGGAAAGTTGAAGTGAGCtatttttattggtctaataataaatttagacatctaatgtttacacattttatcaatttgattctaaatttaaaagtttaataaatttagcctataataTTTACGAAATTTGTCATTTAATTCTACttctaaaaaattgaataaatttaccttataaatttacaaaaaaattcgtactttaaatttttagaattaaattaaattgataaattttgcaTGGTTTTAGAATCCCGAAAAAATCGAAGTTAAAGATGATGAAATTCTTCTTCATTCAGAGTTAGAGAACATAAGGAGGTAAAAAAATCGAGACAATATTAAAACTACAACAAGAAAATTGTGGGTTGATTGGATGGAGATCAGAGCATGTGGTTTTGCCTAGCATATATCCCCAGAATACAGTTTGCATCTTCTGAGCATGCATTGGCCAAGGAAACAATTGGGCAATCACAAAATGATGCAACAACAACAAATTCTAGTAGTTTGTCGACTAGGACTGCACTAGTAAGCATTGAAACTCAGGCACGAGTAGGCAAAGAGCACAAATTTCTTGAAAACATGTAAGGCAATAGGTTAGAAAAGACAATGGCGGTGCTATAGATTAAAGCCAAATTTTGTCCAAGACTTTATAAGAGACTTGCATTTCTTAATGTTTGTGTGAAGTAACAATATCAACATGAGAAGTAGAAAGAAAGTTAAGAAATTAGACAATGCAAAAGAGTTATTAAGTCCAAGGTTGTACTCTTTAGAAATTAGACATCATATTTTCTTAAAACTTTTagaatcaaaaataaatttacaaattttatacatgttcagggctaaatttgttgaattttatatttaaaatcaaattgataaaatatgtaaacattagaGGGCTAAATTCATTATTAGGTCAATAGAAAAAGGCCCACGCCAGCTTTCCATTAAGTATTTAACAATGGGTgactagaattttaaaatttgaacatgttggtgatgaaattgaaagttgttGAAGTTTGGTGATGAAAATGGAAGGTACCCAAAAATAGGGTGACCACCTAGctataaattgattaaaatgaagaaaagaaaaagagattggtTCCAAAATGCCATATGGAGGGGTTTATTAGCCTCTTCCAATCAAACATGGTGTTGCAAGAAAAAAAGGAATCAAACAAAGGAAAGGAGCATCACAACCCTTTTCCAGGGTCTACCCTCCCTTATCTCTTATTCTTCCCTATCTCATCATTATATCCCACTTCTAAATAAAACTCTCCTAATATTATTTCATTCATTTGAATGTTAGACTTTACTTAGAAAATAAagaatttttgttctttttggttTCTAACGCAAAGAATGTTTGGCACCCTTCTTTATGTAACAAAACATGTAATCAACAAGTTTAGTACTTGCTACTAACCTTGGATGCCATGCTTACTTTCctactttaatatatatagtaTGAGTTTCTGTTTTAAAGCAAGAAACAATGTGTAATTAAagaaatttatctatttttatattcTAGTTTTTATAGTATTTGAAgttattttttgtaaatatgaTAATATTGTAATTTAATGGATCCATCTTTCAGGGCTTTCTTGAATTGCTAATTAGACCAAGCAAAATGGCCAGGGAAAGGAAGTGCAGGGAAATCATGAAGAGTGCTCAGCCCATAATTTCATATGGCCAGCCCTTTCAAGAGCTTGGACCTGACGGATGGATAAAATAAGCTCTCCCTAACATGACTACAAACATTTCTTAGTGGACCAGATAAACAAAAGCTTGGAATGAATTCTTACGGTCCAAAACTCCAATCAAAATCCGTAACTTTTTCTTTCAATTAGGGGTGTTCAAATTtcggttaaaattaaattaaccgaCTGaatcgattaattcggttaatcatTTGGTGGCTGAACTTAGTTCGGTTGGAGGTCGGTTAATGATTTTTTGGAATTTCGATTATCGATCAATTCGATTCGAAATCgggtaattaaccgaattaaccaaacttAGTAACTAatattatgtgttaatttcaagacttatgtagTGTTTCAagacataaaattttgattaattcggttaactttcaagacaaaaacatatatttcggttaatttcaatgtatttttttatatgttttatgcttgttttaaccaaaagacaaaaacatataaatttcggttaactgaccgaattaaccgaaatatttcggtttagttaattttttttaaaaaaattcagttcggttaacggttaaaagaTTATAAGTTCGGTTAATACTAGTTTGATTCGGTTATTAACCGAACCGACTATTTGAACACCCTTACTtccaatttttaaattaaaacatgacaaaaagttgaaatattatataatgtttaatTCAGATATGCAAtgttagaaatattaaatataattgaaGAGAGATTTGGGAAAAAAAATCAATCCAGTGTTTTGTAACGAAGATTGGATTAACTATTTCCAAACTCTTGTCATTTGAACCTCTCTATTGTACAATTTGATCATAGTGCTTTTGTTTTCGACTCTCATTGGGAGGCCTTTGTTGGTCTGACCATATTGTTTTGAAGCAATGTGGCTTTATCATCTTGAATGCAAACCTTTACTTCAAAAGGTTTGGGAGACTGATTGTTTCAAGCCTTCAGCAATAGTGTAATGCTCCACATTTGACCCGATCACCGGATCCAAATGCGAGATGGCATATCCGTTGCGATAGCAACTCAAACTATTATCAACCATTTCATTCAGTAAAAAATTGGATTTAGcattaaaacatttttataaaatcttataaaatagataaatttaattttaggtATTTAAAATCATGTTAAAATCACTTGAAAATTGGTTTCTTGGTGTTAGGAGGTGTCCAAGGCCGAATACAACCCTTAGGAAGTCAAAAGGGTTCAAAATAACATAGTGACCTATTTTAAAAACTGTGGTATTGGCACAAGTCCCCAGTTGTACCGATACAAGTCCCATGTACTATAGCTTTTTTGTAACACCTAATACCCGACCCGATCGTTAGGTCCAAGTTATAGGATGTCACATCTTTTGCCAGAGCAACTACGATTTCATTTACAATTCAATGATTAATACATGTTATTAAGCtcatatatatttacatgttatATAATTGAATCTGGGCTTTaaatgagcttacgaaagctttttCGGTAACCTGAGACCTGTTGACgaccaaaatttaaaactttcaaaattctcGAATTGGTGTTGCGACCATGAAAAGATCATGTCACGACTTCCAGGGAAGTAGCTTGGCATCACGACTTTAATAGTATAGAGTCATGACTTCGAAAACAGAAGGTTGATGCCACGACTTCAACAGGGGATGTTGTGATGTTGAGGGCTAATGTTGCGACATTGAAGGCAATTCCCTACAAAAACTTACATCATTTGACTCACCCTACCAATTTATTAACACATTTGGTTTTTAAACCTACAATTGTAATTCTACTTAACATATATGCATTTACGTAACTTAAACATATCAACCATTGtgctacttatatatatatatcatatacaaCTCATGTACCATAAATCAGACTAACCATTATATCTAAAATACCAAATCGACAATTTACTACTTAAAAATGACTcaatcctaggtacatgccacataTTGAAACAATAAAGAACTGTACGAACATTATTGAGTCGAGAGTTGCAGTTTGGATGCTGGATCAATCCTCGAGTCTTTAAGATCTACTACTACCTGCACACAGAATAAACAAACTATATGTTGAGTGATAAAGCTCAATGGTACTTTCGTTATTCAAgtcaataacattaacattaatgTGAACTAATACAATTCAATACATGATTTAGTCACAACCATTTCAATTCATATGTTCATGATTCATATGCCAATTTCATATACTATCTTAATTGGTAAATCCACACAAAAATTTCATGCCATACTTTCTAACAACAAAATATAATCATTTTCATTACAATTCATgccaattcaattcatcattcatGTATATAAGTAGAttccaacttgatactcaatctcatTTTACTATCTCATTCTCTCTTGAGCCTATTGACTCATTCATATTCAAATCGGCCCCTAGGGCTCGTTTTTAACCAGTTCATatgatctttcacatgctatcaCATATCAAAATTCATAAGTATAAATAATGTTCCATTTTTATCATCATTTATAGCACACATCATTTAGCAAATTCAAGTTTTGTAACCTCTATTAACCTGACACAAACTCAAGATGGATACATGAATCTATTTTACCCTGTCACCCCAGGTTGCCCAACAATGATGACTATTAGAACTAGTACAATCTACCACCCCGGATTGCCCAACAACGATGGCTTTCACAATCTATTTACTCTATCATCCTGGGTCGTCCAACAACGATAACTACTTGAATATGTACATTCTACCACCCTGGGTTGCCTAGCAACGATGaattttaatcattatacttgaccctatggcatgccaactctATCTGACTTTACccgaacaattaatagggtaacTAATGTTCAGATGCATATCATTACATATTTAATCACACTTTAAATGTTTAAACCATAAGAAATCAGAATGTTTACCTTTAATTCAAAGATCTCCAGAAAATGGGAGAAATTTGAGCAAAAACAAGCTAAGTGTTAATAGGAATTTTAAAGAGAAAGAATGAATTTCTTTTGAAATTGAGGAGGAAAAAGATGTTTGGATGCTAAGAAAATCAAAAGGACAAAAGGAATTTTGAGAGAAAACTCTTGATTTCAAATctaataaatttttgaaatggTTGAAAGTGTAGAGGGaatagacctgatcatgggtcgggccacccAGCCTGGCCCGAAGGCCCGTCGGAAATGTGTGaggatttgggcaaaaatataggctcaaaaaatgggcttagacaaaaaaataaggcccgctTAAAAAACGGGTTGGGCCTTGGGTAAGGATTTTTGGCTCGGGCCCAGcctgaattcactaaaggacaaaaaaatatgttttttttgtttgttttttaatgttttttttgttttctccctattttactagcattttactattatgttgctactattttgttgttattatttatatattgtataaaacttattttattgttaattttattattattttaaaggtatttgttaattttgttattattttagagacatttgcttgttaagttgcatttatcttagtgttatttaagtctacatattttttaaaatttattttcaatttgttgagaaatatttattttgatgtttttagtatttttgatgtattatatatatttaaaaattatataaaaataatataaaaattaatacgggcgggcTAGGTCAGGCctgggttttagcatttttatccgggtcgggcttgggtaaaattttaggcccatttttcgagTCAGGCCTGGGACCAATAAATGGGTctgaatttttagttgagctcggcccgacccatgagcacccTTGAGAGGTAAGTGGGTGGTCTTATATAgccaaccaaattttaaaatttgggatATTTACCCCTAAGCCCCTTCTTATTTCCTTGTTCTAAAAGCTCTTGTTTCACTTAAATCTTCTTAATTTACACACTAGACCTCTAACTTAAAAACTGTTCCAATTTAATCCTcactaatatattttaattaacccaattattattataattaattaattattttattttattaatttctaatTTCTACAACACTAAACCCAATCTCTCACTGGAGCCCACGATTAAATTACCCGATTCTACTAACTCGATTTTCGGGGTGTGACAGGGAGACACACCGAGGTTATGCACATACTGTAGGAACTCAGAGCATCGAGGTTATCCACACAACCTGAGAGCATCGAGGACAAGAGTTAATTAAAACACTAATTCATGCAGTGAAAACACTAACTTATTTGTTTATTCTTTAATTCTTTTTTCTGTAAAGTTTAAGGTAATATTAATTCTTGAAGTAAGATATATTACAATACGCAAGCCAAAGTTTTAATCTTTTTCTGAACCTTCTGAGCAATTCTTTACTTTGTCAAAATATTGTACTTAACAAATGGATGAAgaaaaacataaatgaaaaagtaacaaaaataattataaattttaaactcaCAATATGATATGGTACAAAGCAAACCAATTTAATAGATTTGTTTCGTATATTGTAAATAAGTGTACATTTGAGATGTAAAACAAATTATACAATTTGGAAACATTACAGATAACCTAATCATTGGCGTTCGGAATGTGTTTATAATATTGGGAAAGTTTGGAATACTGTAGGACACATTTTTATTCTCTCTTTAGAAAACATGTCTTACAGGGCGTGTTTTCACTAATGTCGTAGTGAAAATGCGCCCTGTAGGACgcgttttcctttctctctctaaAAACAATGTAGATCgataaattttaagattttcagcctattttctcaaatatttccagCATATATGTAAAAATTAACCCATAGTTTCAtagaaatattatatattattaattccgGTTAATAGGTTAATTACCTAGTTTTAAACCAAGTTAATTAGTAaacgaaatttcaaaaaaaaaaattaacctccggtcaaattaaatttaatgactgatcgattaattgaattaatttagtACGAtcgattaatttgattttaatggaAGTTTGCACATCGTACTAGCAGTAAAACCCCTGGCACTATTGCATATAATAGGTTTTTAAAAAGACACTATAAACATGAACGTCAATGATGGCAATATAGAATGATCAc
Protein-coding sequences here:
- the LOC107901264 gene encoding probable lactoylglutathione lyase, chloroplastic, yielding MVRIIPMASSIRPSLSSFRFSGGVSTSRFGLSLSPLRLPPHLHFSHLTSTVPQSHFFGLKASKLLKTAGTRVGMRPVGNVVHASTATAQETALEWVKKDKRRMLHVVYRVGDLDRTIKFYTECLGMKLLRKRDIPEERYTTNAFLGYGPEDSHFVIELTYNYGVDKYDIGTAFGHFGIAVEDVAKAVELIKAKGGKVTREPGPVKGCSTVIAFIEDPDGYKFELIERGPTPEPLRQVMLRVGDLDRSITFYEKAFGMELLCTRDNPEYKYTIAMMGYGPEDKNAVLELTYNYGVTEYDKGNGYAQIAIGTDDVYKTAEGIKLFGGKIMREPGPLPGINTKITACLDPDGWKTVFVDNIDFLKELE